GGCATCTCGGGCAGCGTGGCGGGCCTGGCCGTCAGCGTGACCGGCACGTCCAGGCGCTGGCCCTCACGCAGCACCGTCACCTGCAGCCGCTGCCCCACCGACGTGTAGCGGGCGATGTAGACCAGCAGGTCGTCGAAGCTGGCGATGGGGGAGCCGTCGATGCCCACGATGACGTCGCCGCCCTCCGGCAGGCGCTCGGCGCCCGTCGGACGCGTCGAGCCGCGCAGTCCCGCGGCGGCCGCCGGCCCTCCGGGCACCACCTGCACCACGTAGGCGCCCCGTGTCTCGGGCGGGAGCCCGTTGGCCCGCGCCAGCTCCGGGGTGAGCCCCACCCCGCTCACCCCGAGCCACGGCCACTGATAGCTCCCGTGGGCGATGAGCGAGGGTACGACCCGCTCGACCAGATGGGCGGGCACGGCCAGCCCTACCCCGGCGAAGGCGGGGAAGGGGCTGCCCAGGGCGATGGCTGTCGCGACGCCGATGACGGCCCCCGAGGAGTCGAGCAGTGGCCCGCCCGAGTTGCCGGGATTGATGGCAGCGTCCGTCTGGATGACGTCCGGGATGACGAAGCCGGCCGAGCGGCGTGCCTGCGCCGGGATGGTGCGGTGCAACCCGGAGACGATGCCAACGGTCATGGTGCCGCTCAAGCCGAAGGGATTGCCGATGGCGATGGCCGTCTGACCCACCTGTACGGCCGTCGAATCCCCCAGCACCAGGGGCTCCACGCCCGCGGGCAGGCGCTCGACGCGGACCACGGCCAGATCGCTGTCGGGATCGGTCCCGACCACCTGGCCTGTCATGACGGTGCCGTCCAGGAAGGTGACGTCGACCGTGCGGGCGCCGGCCACCACGTGGCGGTTGGTGACGATGTGGCCCTGGGCGTCGTAGACGAAGCCCGATCCCACGCCCTCCCCGCGGCTCAGTCGTACCACCGCCGGCGCCACCCGCTGGTACAGCTCGACCAGGGCCTGCTCGCTCGGCTGGAGGGCCTGCAGGGGCGGGGCCATCGTCGCGGCGAGCCCCCAAGCCCCCGCCACCACGGCCACCAGGCTGATCGCCACTGGCAGCGTACGGCGACGAGGCATCCCGGGCATGGGCCGCACCTCCCCCGGATCCGATCTGTACCTATTCTACGGTTCGCTTGCGGGCCGCGATAGATGCGCAGAGGGACGAGGGGGCCCGCGGCGAATCCCAGCCCATCGCCCCCGACGCGCTCACCGCAGGGGCACCCGCTTCGGGACAGACCAGCAGAAGGCAGGGCAGCGCGCATCATGCCGTCATCTTCCGTTCGGACGCTGGGCGGCTCGGAGCAGGCCAGCCGGCGTCGTAGCGGGGTCGTACGGTTCATCGTGCTGATGGGACTGGTCAGCCTCTTCGCCGACATGACCTACGAGGGGGCTCGCAGCGCCACGGGCCCCTTCTTGCTCTCCCTGGGGGCGAGCGCGGCCGTTGTCGGCACCGTTGCCGGCTTGGGGGAACTGCTGGGCTACGCCCTGCGCCTGGTCTTCGGCTTCGCCGCCGACCGGCTCCGCCGCTACTGGCTGTTGACCGGGCTGGGCTACGCGATCAACCTGCTGGCGGTGCCGCTCCTGGCCCTCGCGGGCCGGTGGGAGGTCGCCGCCGGTCTCGTCCTGCTCGAGCGGATCGGCAAGGCCATCCGCACCCCCTCTCGCGACGCCATGCTCTCCTTCGCCACTCGAGAGGTAGGCAGGGGCTTCGGCTTCGGGCTGCACGAGATGCTGGACCAGATCGGCGCCGTGGCGGGACCGTTGCTGGTGGCGGGGGCGCTGTGGGCGGGAGACGGTTACCGTCGTGGCTTCGCCGTGCTGCTCGCCCCAGCCCTCGCCTCGCTCGTGACCCTGGCGGCGGCCCGACGGCTCTTCCCGGCGCCACACGATGCAGGCGACGAGGCCACCGGCACGCCGCCGCCACGGGGCACCGTCGAGCGCCAGGGCTCGTCGCCGGCCCGGCTCGGCAAGGGCTTCTGGGCGTACGTCGCCTTCTCGGCTGTGACGATGGCGGGCTTCGCCCACTTCCAGCTCATCTCGTATCACCTCGGTGCGAGGGCGCTGATGGCGGCACCCGTCATCCCCCTCGCCTTCGCCGTCGCCATGGGCGTCGACGCCCTGGCGGCCCTCGCATCGGGCCGGCTCTACGACCGGGTGGGCCTCGCCACGCTGCTGGCGCTGCCGGTGGTGGCGATCCCCGCCACGGCGCTGGCCTTCGGCGGCTCCACGGCGGGTGCCTGGGCCGGTGTGCTGCTGTGGGGGGCCGCCCTCGGGATCCAGGAGACCGTCATGCGGGCAGCCGTGGCGGATCTCTCGGCCGCATCGTCCCGCGGGCGAGCCTACGGGCTCTTCAACACGAGCTTCGGCCTTGCCTGGTTCGCCGGCAGCGCCCTCATGGGGCTGCTGTACGAGCGGTCCGCCCACTGGGTCGTCGCCTTCGCGGTGGTCATGCAGGTGGCGTCACTGCCGCTGCTGTGGGTGGTGTTGCGTCACAACCGCCGGAGGGGAGACGAGGATGAGCGATCGCCTGAGCCGCACGCTGGCTGAGTACGCCGCCTCCGTCCGATGGGAGGACCTGCCGCCCGAGACGATCCACGAGGTGAAGCGCCGGCTCCTGGACGCCGTGGGCGTCGCGCTGGCGGCCTTCGCCGAGGAGAGCCCCAAGGCCGCTCGGGCGTATGCCTACGAGTGGCCGGTCGCCTCGGGGGCCACGCTGTGGGGCACGGCCTTCACCGCGCCCGCCGACGTCGCCGCCTTCGCCAACGGCGTGATGGTGCGCTACCTCGACTTCAACGACACCTATCTCTCCCGGGAACCCCTGCACCCGAGCGACGTCATCGCGCCGCTGTTGGCCGTGGCGGAGTGGCGAGGGCTCTCGCCGGCCGACTTCATCACGGCTGTCGCCATCGCCTACGAGATCGGCGTCGATCTGTGCGACGCGGCCAGCCTGCGCGCCCACGGGTGGGACCACGTCAACTACATCGGCATCGCCACGGCAGCGGCCGCCGGTCGCCTCATGGGGCTGTCGCCCGAGCAGATCGAGCACGCCATCGCCATTGCTACCGTCCCCCACGCCGCCATGCGCCAGACGAGAGCCGGCGAGCTCTCCATGTGGAAAGGGGCCGCCGCGGCCAACGCCGCGCGGCACGGCGTCTTTGCCGCCGTGCTGGCATCCAAGGGCATGACGGGACCGTTCCAGCCGTTTCTGGGCGAGATGGGGCTGGTGCGGCAGCTGCTGGCGGGCGAGCCCCTGGACGAGGCGGCCCTGGCCTCCCTGGCCGAGCGGCGGCCGCCGCGACGGATCCTGGACACCTATGTCAAGTACTGGCCGGTGGAGTATCACGCGCAGAGCGCCGTCGACGCGGCCCTGCAGCTCCGCTCGGAGCTGGGCGACCCCGGGCGCATCGCCGCGATCCACATCGACACCTTCAAGGCGGCCTACGAGATCATCGCCCGCGATCCCGAGAAGTGGCGCCCGCGCACCCGGGAGACGGCGGACCACTCCCTGCCCTACATCGTCGCCGTGGCGCTGACGGACGGGCGCGTCACCCGCCACTCCTTCTCGCGGGAGCGGCTGCAGGATCCGGCGCTGCGCCACATGCTCGAGTCCCGGGTCACCCTGCGCGAGGATCCCGAGCTGAGCGCGGGCTACCCGGAGGGGATCCCCAACCGCATCACCGTGACCACCACCGACGGCGCTCGCCTCGTACGGGAGGTGCGCTTCCCCCGAGGGCACGCCCGCAATCCCATGAGCGACGACGAGCTGGTGGCCAAGTTTCGCCTCAACGTCTCGGAGCGGCTCAGCCCGGCGCAAGCTGACGTCGTCGTGGAGACCATCATGCATCTCGAGTCGCAGCCGGGGCTGCGGCACCTGGCCGAGCGGTGGCGCCTGTGAGGTGCCGCGCCACCGCAGGCCCGAGGGAGGCGAGAGCCGATGCCGGCCTGGCTTCTGCAGCGTGAGCCGTCCGAGCCGCCCGGGCGGGCGTTGCGACGACTGGTGCAACACGAGCGGGGGCTGATGGTGCCCGGCGTCTTCAACCCGCTGGTGGGGCTCATCGCGGCCCGGCTGGGCTTCCGGGCGCTCTACTTCTCCGGTGCGGCCTACTCGGCCAGCCAGGCGTTGCCCGATCTGGGCCTCTTCACGCTGACCGAGCTCGTGCAGGCGGTGCGCCCCATCTGCCGGGCGACCGGGCTGCCCCTCATCGTCGACGCCGACACGGGGTTCGGCGAGGCGCTCAACGTGGTGGCCGCCGTGGAGCAGCTCGAGCACGCCGGCGCCGCCGCCATCCAGATCGAGGACCAGCAGATGCCCAAGCGGTGCGGCCACCTGAGCGGTAAGGTCGTGGTCGACGCCGAGGAGATGGCGCGCAAGGTCGCCGCGGCCGCCCGGGCGCGGCGCGACCTCCTCATCGTGGCGCGCACCGATGCCCGTGCCACCCACGGCTTCGACGAGGCGGTGCGTCGGGCTCGCCTCTACGTGGAGGCGGGCGCCGACATCGTCTTCCCCGAGGCCCTCGAGTCGGAGGAGGAGTTCGAGGCCTTCGCACGAGCCGTCGACGTGCCGCTACTGGCCAACATGACCGAGTTCGGCAAGACGCCGTACATCCCGGCCCGACGCTTCGCCGAGTGGGGCTACCGGATCGTCATCTTCCCGGTCACGACCCTGCGGATCGCGGCCCGGGCCGTCGAGGAGGCGCTGGTGGCGCTGCGAGACACCGGCACGCAGCAGGGGCTGCTGGACCGGATGCAGAGCCGCCAGGAGCTGTACGATCTCATCGGCTACGAGGAGTACGAGCGCCTGGATCAGGAGGTCGCCCGGTGGCGCTCGGGCGCCTGAGGGGCGGCCCAGGGGGTCGGGGATGGCAAGGGGGGTTGCCGTGATGTCCGGTCCGGATGCGCCTTACAGCCCCGGTCTCGAGGGGGTCATCGCCACCGCCACCTCCATCTCCTATCGGGACGTGGACCACGAGCAGATCGTGGTGCGGGGCTACGACCTCATCGAGCTGGCCCGGCGGCTCGACTACCCGCAGGTGGCCTACCTCGTCATCTACGGCCACCTGCCGTCGGCCGACGAGCTGGCCGTCTTCGAGCAGGCCCTGCGTGACCAGGCGGAGCCGCCCGAGGCCGTGCTGCGCATGCTGGAGCTGATGCCGCGTGCCGCCGAGGTGATGGATGCCCAGCGCACGGCCATCTCGGCCCTGGCGGGATTCGAGGCGCCCGACGAGCTGCGCGACACGACCCCCGACTCCAACGCCCGCAAGGGCGTGCGGCTCCTGGCCCGGATGCCCGCCATCACCGCCAACGCCTATCGCATCCTGAGAGGGCTGCCGACGCAGCGGCCGGACCCGGCCCTGGGCTTCGCCGAGCGCTTCCTGCAGATGATCACGGGACGACGCCCCGATCCCCAGGCCGCCCGCATCTTCGACATGACCCTCACGTGCTACGTCGAGCACGAGCTGCCCAACTCCACCTTCGCGGCCCGGGTCATCGCCTCGACCCTGTCGGACCTGTACGGGGCGGTGGCGGGAGCGGCCGCCTCCCTCAAGGGACCGCTGCACGGTGGGGCCAACGAGGCGGTGGCGCGGATGCTGCTCGACATCCTCGAGCGCGGGGGTGCCTCCATCGCCGAGGCCTACGTGATGGAGCGCCTGGCACGCAAGGAGCGCATCATGGGGTTCGGCCACCGGGTCTACATGCGCCGCTACGATCCCAGGGCCTACCTGCTCAAGGACGCCATCCCCGAGCTGGCGGACCGGCGGCCGGAGGGGCCGGAGCTGTACCGCATCTACCAGATCGTCGAGCGGGTGATGCTGCGGGAGAAGGGTCTGTACCCCAACACCGACTACCCGGTCGGGCTCATCTACTACCTGCTCGACATTCCCATCGAGCTGGACACGCCCATCTTCCTGGCGGCGCGCACGCCCGGGCTGGTGGCCCACGTCATCGAGCAGCACGCCCACAACCGCATCTTCCGGCCGCGCGTGCTCTACCAGGGGCCCCGGGGGCTCCGGCCTGCCGAGGAGGGGGCGCCGGCATGAGCGGGCCCGCCACGGCCCCCGCCGGTGCCCGCCGCCTCACGCAGGTGGGCGTGATGGCTGCCGCCTCTCTGGTGGCCATGCTGACCATCCGCTTTCCCATCGTACCCGGCGCCACGTTTCTCAAGTACGATCCCAGCGACGCGGTGGGATTGCTGGCAGGTCTGACGATGGGACCGGGGGCGGGCGTGTCGACCGTCCTGCTCAAGGACGTCCTCTTCTGGCTCCTGCGGGGCACCGACCCGTTCGGCCCGCTGGCCGACTTCCTGGCGGCCGCCACCTTCGTGGGCGTCGCCTCGGCGGTCGCCCACCGACTGTGGCCGACGGATGACGGCGAGACGACGGTGCGGCGCCCCGCCCTGCGGCCGCTGCATGCGGGCGCGCTGCCGGCCATGGCGCTGGGGGTAGCCGTCGGCACGGCCGCCCGCGTCGTCGTGATGGCGCTGGCCAACTTCCCCATCCTCTACCTGGAGATGGGGATGCCACCCGCCCGGGTCGCCGCGCTGATGTGGCCGGCCATCGTGCCCTTCAACGCGCTCAAGGGGCTCCTCAACGGAGCCCTGGCCATGGTGCTGGCGGCCGCGCTGGTGCGGCGCCACGCGGTGGTAGCGCCGCACCGCTCGTCATGAGCGGGCAGGAGCGGACTCGGCCACGATGCGCCGCAGCACCGCCTGCAGGATGCCGCCCTGCCGGTAGTACTCGACGTCGACCGGGGTGTCGAGCCGCGCCACCACGGTGAAGCGAACCTCGCTGCCATCCGGCCGCCGGGCGACCACCTCCAGCTCCTGGCGCGGCTCGAGGCCCGACTCGATGCCGACGACGTCGATGACCTCGTGGCCGGTCAGGCCCAGGCTCTGGGCGCTGTCGCCCGGCTTGAACTGCAGCGGCAGCACGCCCATGCCGACCAGGTTGCTGCGGTGGATGCGCTCGAAGCTCTCGGCGATGACGGCCCGTACACCCAAGAGGTAGGTGCCCTTGGCCGCCCAGTCGCGGGAGCTGCCCGTGCCGTACTCCTTGCCGGCGATGACCACCAGCGGCACGCCACGCTCCCTGTAGCGCATGGCGGCGTCGTAGATGGGCATCCTCTCGCCCTCGGGCAACAGGAGCGTCCAGCCGCCCTCGGTGCCGGGCACCATCAGGTTGCGCAGCCGGATATTGGCGAAGGTGCCCCGCATCATCACCTCGTGATTGCCTCGCCGGGAGCCGTACGTGTTGAACTCGTGCTCCGGCACGCCCCGCTCCAGCAGGTAGCGGCCCGCGGGGCTCTCCTTGGGGATGGCGCCCGCCGGGGAGATGTGGTCCGTGGTGATGGAGTCGCCCAGCACCGCCAGCACCCGGGCGCCCCGGATGTCGGCGGGCGGCTGGGGCTCCAGGCTCACCCCCTCGAAGAACGGCGGCTCCTGGATGTAGGTGGAGCTGGGGTCCCACCGGTAGAGGTCGCCCTCGGGCACCGGCAGGCTCCGCCACCGCTCGTCCCCGTCGAAGACCCGGGCGTACTCCTCGCGGAAGAGGCCGGGCTCGAGGGCCCGTGCCACCGTCTCGGCGATCTCCTGCTGGCTGGGCCAGATGTCGCGCAGGTAGACGGGCTGGCCGTTGGGGTCGTAGCCCAGGGGCTCGCGGGTGATGTCGACGTCGACGCTGCCCGCCAGGGC
This genomic interval from Limnochorda sp. LNt contains the following:
- a CDS encoding S1C family serine protease, with the protein product MPGMPRRRTLPVAISLVAVVAGAWGLAATMAPPLQALQPSEQALVELYQRVAPAVVRLSRGEGVGSGFVYDAQGHIVTNRHVVAGARTVDVTFLDGTVMTGQVVGTDPDSDLAVVRVERLPAGVEPLVLGDSTAVQVGQTAIAIGNPFGLSGTMTVGIVSGLHRTIPAQARRSAGFVIPDVIQTDAAINPGNSGGPLLDSSGAVIGVATAIALGSPFPAFAGVGLAVPAHLVERVVPSLIAHGSYQWPWLGVSGVGLTPELARANGLPPETRGAYVVQVVPGGPAAAAGLRGSTRPTGAERLPEGGDVIVGIDGSPIASFDDLLVYIARYTSVGQRLQVTVLREGQRLDVPVTLTARPATLPEMP
- a CDS encoding MFS transporter, producing MPSSSVRTLGGSEQASRRRSGVVRFIVLMGLVSLFADMTYEGARSATGPFLLSLGASAAVVGTVAGLGELLGYALRLVFGFAADRLRRYWLLTGLGYAINLLAVPLLALAGRWEVAAGLVLLERIGKAIRTPSRDAMLSFATREVGRGFGFGLHEMLDQIGAVAGPLLVAGALWAGDGYRRGFAVLLAPALASLVTLAAARRLFPAPHDAGDEATGTPPPRGTVERQGSSPARLGKGFWAYVAFSAVTMAGFAHFQLISYHLGARALMAAPVIPLAFAVAMGVDALAALASGRLYDRVGLATLLALPVVAIPATALAFGGSTAGAWAGVLLWGAALGIQETVMRAAVADLSAASSRGRAYGLFNTSFGLAWFAGSALMGLLYERSAHWVVAFAVVMQVASLPLLWVVLRHNRRRGDEDERSPEPHAG
- a CDS encoding MmgE/PrpD family protein; the protein is MSDRLSRTLAEYAASVRWEDLPPETIHEVKRRLLDAVGVALAAFAEESPKAARAYAYEWPVASGATLWGTAFTAPADVAAFANGVMVRYLDFNDTYLSREPLHPSDVIAPLLAVAEWRGLSPADFITAVAIAYEIGVDLCDAASLRAHGWDHVNYIGIATAAAAGRLMGLSPEQIEHAIAIATVPHAAMRQTRAGELSMWKGAAAANAARHGVFAAVLASKGMTGPFQPFLGEMGLVRQLLAGEPLDEAALASLAERRPPRRILDTYVKYWPVEYHAQSAVDAALQLRSELGDPGRIAAIHIDTFKAAYEIIARDPEKWRPRTRETADHSLPYIVAVALTDGRVTRHSFSRERLQDPALRHMLESRVTLREDPELSAGYPEGIPNRITVTTTDGARLVREVRFPRGHARNPMSDDELVAKFRLNVSERLSPAQADVVVETIMHLESQPGLRHLAERWRL
- the prpB gene encoding methylisocitrate lyase — translated: MPAWLLQREPSEPPGRALRRLVQHERGLMVPGVFNPLVGLIAARLGFRALYFSGAAYSASQALPDLGLFTLTELVQAVRPICRATGLPLIVDADTGFGEALNVVAAVEQLEHAGAAAIQIEDQQMPKRCGHLSGKVVVDAEEMARKVAAAARARRDLLIVARTDARATHGFDEAVRRARLYVEAGADIVFPEALESEEEFEAFARAVDVPLLANMTEFGKTPYIPARRFAEWGYRIVIFPVTTLRIAARAVEEALVALRDTGTQQGLLDRMQSRQELYDLIGYEEYERLDQEVARWRSGA
- a CDS encoding citrate/2-methylcitrate synthase, whose protein sequence is MSGPDAPYSPGLEGVIATATSISYRDVDHEQIVVRGYDLIELARRLDYPQVAYLVIYGHLPSADELAVFEQALRDQAEPPEAVLRMLELMPRAAEVMDAQRTAISALAGFEAPDELRDTTPDSNARKGVRLLARMPAITANAYRILRGLPTQRPDPALGFAERFLQMITGRRPDPQAARIFDMTLTCYVEHELPNSTFAARVIASTLSDLYGAVAGAAASLKGPLHGGANEAVARMLLDILERGGASIAEAYVMERLARKERIMGFGHRVYMRRYDPRAYLLKDAIPELADRRPEGPELYRIYQIVERVMLREKGLYPNTDYPVGLIYYLLDIPIELDTPIFLAARTPGLVAHVIEQHAHNRIFRPRVLYQGPRGLRPAEEGAPA
- a CDS encoding ECF transporter S component encodes the protein MSGPATAPAGARRLTQVGVMAAASLVAMLTIRFPIVPGATFLKYDPSDAVGLLAGLTMGPGAGVSTVLLKDVLFWLLRGTDPFGPLADFLAAATFVGVASAVAHRLWPTDDGETTVRRPALRPLHAGALPAMALGVAVGTAARVVVMALANFPILYLEMGMPPARVAALMWPAIVPFNALKGLLNGALAMVLAAALVRRHAVVAPHRSS